The genomic DNA GTTATGCAAGCTGATAAGCTGCATGCACCGGAAAATGGCACAAACGTCTTCCAGGTTGCCAAAAGCATTTACGCTAAAAGAGGTCTATCAGCGTTTGCCAAAGGTTTTGCTCCAACAATGCTCAGGTCCTTGCCCGTCAATGGAGCAACCTTTGCAACCTTCGAGGTTGCCATGAGGCTGCTTGCATAAAGTATCGATACTATCTTGCTGCACTTTTCTGTGCATACCCTCTGAGGGAGATCACACATCATACCGCTGCATGAAAGCTCAGCACTGAGAATAGATTGGTATACAATCTATCCTGTAGAAACCTCGTTTTATAGAATTTTTATAGATATTCACTTTTGGCCAGGCATAAGTTGAAATTATATAAGCTCACGTATACCTACCAGTGATCTGCTTTCTCTCTCCCAGAAATGAACCCTGGACCTGGAAGAGTCATTTAGTAATCTTCCGTATATCAGTTACAAACTCACCCGCTTTACACACCGTATCTCAAATGCCTTGTCATCGCTAATGTTATGACAAGTTTGCTCACCTCTTTTTTGGCTTCACCTCTTTTTTGGTTTCATGAGAGGACATTAATGCACCCTGGAACTCACGACTCTTAGCTGTGACATGTATATGTATTTAAATTGAGAAACAATAAAGTGCTTGCTATTACCAAGATTTGCTCGTTAAGATAGCACGGATAAGACTGAGAGGCCCATGAATGACTCTACTTCATCATCGAGAGGGGtgtttcaatgaaattCACTACTTCCACCTGTTAGCAAGTGTCACGAAGTGGTTGATCGGAAAGCAAACATGCAGTAACATCGAAAAAAACTTCACTTGTGCAGCCATGGCTGAGCTATCGCCAAAAATATGCAGCTTTGCACGAGACACTGCGCTTATCCACCATggctgaaaattttttctgatCGCTTCGTTTCCATgaggaattgaaaaatatgggTCAAAAGTCGGAACTTCTGATcgtcattgaaaataagaaaaaaatatcgtATGATGACCTTGGTTGCAAGATAGAGTGGCCCTTTCAGTTTCCTGGTGTGCATTTGATGTTGTTTCTGAAGTTGCATACGAAGGTGACTCGTAACGGCTACTGGGAATCCTATATAAAAAAGTTGCGTGAGGCAGCATTGGCATTCCAATAATTTGTTTAAGGTTGTACATAGTGTATTTTACCTGTTGGTATTTTCATCATGTGGTCAATACAAGATCAGCAAACGGATTCTGCAGTAATAGTGCCTTTAATCGTGtgattttgaattgtttttttctagCTATTGCATACAGAAGGTACATTAGAGGTTATGAGTTTTGCAGCAGTAAGAAATTCACTATATAAGCAGGCCGGCATTGTCAGTGGCAGAAGGTTCTATGGTTGCCTCAGAAGACCAGTGAATACTTTGAATAGCAGATTCAATTCTAAGTTCATTGCCCAAAAAACACTTATCAGTTACAGAATGTCCTCTTCCGTCACAGGTTTCTACATCCCACCTATTTCCTACTTCGGTGAAGGTGCTTTAGATGAGTCCATGACTTACATGAAAACCAAAGGTTTCAAGATCTGTTTGATTGTTACTGACCCAGGTATCGCCAAAATTGGTGTCGCTGAAAAAGTTGCTCAAATCATCAAGTCCAAGGGTGTCACTGTCTGCATGTACGACCAGACCCAACCAAACCCAAATGTCAAGAACGTCCTTGATGGTTTAGCGGTCTTGAAGGCCAACAACGCTGACTGTGTTGTTTCCCTAGGTGGTGGTTCCGCTCACGACAATGCTAAGGCAATTGCTTTGTTGGCCACCAACGGTGGTGAAATTGGTGACTACGAAGGTGTTAACcaatctttgaaaccaTGTTTGCCATTGTTTGCCATCAACACTACTGCTGGTACCGCTTCTGAAATGACTAGGTTCACCATTATTTCTaacgaagaaaagagagtcAAGATGGCTATCATTGACAACAACGTCACTCCATCCGTTGCCATCAATGACCCAACCTTGATGTACGGTCTACCACCAGCTTTGACTGCTGCCACTGGTCTAGATGCTTTGACTCATTGTATCGAAGCTTACGTTTCCACTGCTGCTAACCCAATCACCGATGCCTGTGCTATCAAGGGTGTTGATTTGATCAAGGAAAGTTTGTTAGAATGTTACAGAAACGGTCAAGACAAGAAGGCTAGAACCGACATGTGTTACGCTGAATACCTAGCTGGTATGGCTTTCAACAACGCCTCTCTAGGTTACGTTCATGCTATTGCTCATCAATTGGGTGGTTTTTACCATTTGCCACACGGTGTATGTAACGCTGTTCTGTTGCCACACGTTCAATCTTTCAACAAGGCAGACAAACATTCTGCTGAGAGATTGAGTGAAATTGCTGGTCATCTAGGTGCCTCAGCCAACCCAGATGGTTTGGTCAAGGCTCTACACAAATTCAACAGAGACATGAATATTCCAAAGAACTTGAAGGAATTAGGTGTCAAGACTGAAGATTTCTCAATCTTGGCTGACAACGCCATGAAGGATGCTTGTGGTCGTACCAACCCAATTCAATTTACCAAGGAAGAAGTTATTGCTATCTTGAAGCAAGCTTACGAACACGAAGATTAAGCAGTGTCTTGATCtcatatttattttgaCTAATTTTAGTGTTATAGAAGAAGACTTTTGCAGCTCGACCAAGAATTGTAATTGGAACGTATTTACGAATGTAtagaaaaactttttgatgtgCTTTATGTTTTCCATTgactttctttttttttcttttttttataggATGTTCATCGCTTTTAACCATAGAGGTTATTATCATGAAAAGTGCGTTGTCCCGACGACGAGATCTCAAGAGATATGTTgcttaaaatttttttcatacaAGCCACGGCAGGTATCCTCTGCAGCCAGGTATCCTGCAGACAGGTAACCTCAGCAGCCACTAAATTGTTTCAAGAAGTTGAGGATCTAGAGGGAGaagcttgaaaattttgagaagcTGAGAGAGTTCGTAACTAAGAGTCTAACAACGCAAGGCACCCGTTGCATAGTTTGAGCGcgaaatatttcttttctgctACCATGTTgtaaaggaaaaagaggGGTCTTCTTCATATTGGTATTATCTTCTGTGCATCCGCAAACTTCAAACAGATCTTCGAACACTGAGAAGTAATAGTGTCTGATTAACTCTGAAAGTACAGCTCATCCGTGCCCTTTGCGTCTCTTTTATTATATATCTCGTTTCTTGATGTGTGTGCTATTCCATTAACCACGCCGCATGCGGATAGCTGACAACTGTCATACACGGTGACTCTGTAAAAGCGTGTCCTTTAAAAGACCATTCCTTGAACAGGCACGCTccaaacaaaaattgaaagatctGTTGATAAAACATGCTATGGCTTGCAAGATACTGCTGGGCGTCTCTAATAGCCCTTGGTGCAACTTATGAACTCATTCTGGTTTTTCTAGTGTTCACTTCTTAAAAAAACACAGGCCCGTCAGCAAGGTCCCATGCCCTTATaatcgaaaaaaaatcccCTGCAGACGATCGTAATACGTAGGCTCCGTACTGCTCTAATACGAAGTCGTCATATATATTAAACATTGTCtatttactttttttctgtgctttgatacttttcaaagttctttcTGAGTTGgcaaatattcaaaaataacTACTAAAAGTAAAATTGCTAAACCTGAGATACTCACAACATTTCAAAACGCCTCACGAGCAGTGAGTCTGTAATTAAAACTTAAGTGTTGCAATATAATTCTTATAACCAAAGCATTTATGAATGACAGATCGATTTCATGAATTCAAACTTATTCAGTGATCTTGGTTTCTTCATTCGAAGCTTGCTTCAGCATCAAAAGTACTGTTTTTGAGTACGTCGACAGGTTCAGCGGTTCGAGTTTTCCAAGTATTCTCATTTTCATACGTATGAGATGACAAAAGTACCCCTTTTATTTGACGTCGTTTTAGGGAGTTtccagaagaaaagaatgaagcTGGCCAGCAACACGGACAATACATGAATACAGATAACATATAGCTGATTCTGCTTTGAATTGCACGCCCTATCTGGTAGTGGATATAAACAGTATTCAATGATATCGCATAAGGAACAAGAGCGTCTTGGGAgtctctttctttttttttttttttagcaCTCCTCGGTCGCTTTCAACTTGGCGGAGATCTTCGTAGGGTAACGTTTCCTGTTTGTatttgtatatatataagaaCCTTGGCATCTTGGCAACAGCTCGCAAAGCCAGAACATCAATCAAGAACAGGTGGACTAATCATGGAAAAAAGTGATCTGGTTGTCTGCGAGTCGGGCACACCCCTTACTCCAAGAAAAACTTTTAAATCTGTGTCATCGTATGCGTGCTACGAGGTAGTAAGAGTGCGTGCATTCTATATATGGCTTCTCTGGCTGGTAGTATTGTCTATCTCTCCATTTGTGCTCTTCGACTTGGCCGAGTCTGAGGATTGGGTGTGCGAGGTTTACTGGCAGGTTTTGATGTTAAACATCGTCCTGTTTTTTCCAGCTATGTTATTTTACAGATCGGACAGACAAGCTCGTCTTGTTTCGCAGAATTTGACGAACTTCATGAgtattgttgaaaatacGTTCGAGTCAGGGCATGGAATAGGACCCGAAAAGTGGGATGAGGTAGCATGCAAGATGAATAGGGAATTTTATGATGCAGGTATTTGGAAAACACCCtactcattttttgatggtCTGGAGGTAGAGAAGCTTTACAGGAGTCTTGTTTTGAATCCACAGCTTGGGAAGAACTTAGATGTGCTTGATGTATGCGAAAAGGGCCCTAAAGAGACAACCGCATATGAGAAAAGGCTCGATGAGCAGTTCAGTGTCTGGGCGAATGACTCGGAGTATTCAGCTGAAGAATGTGGAAATATGTTGCCACGTGACCTGCACTGGAATGAAGTCACTTGGACAATACACAAAATGAGGCTCGCTCTGGCACTTCATATAGCTGTTTCATTAATATTCCATAGCATGGGACTGTTTGGAGTTCTCTGCGGTTGTTTGATAACAACCTACATAGAGATGCAGACACCGTATGTGCTAAAGGATACTCGTATGTCGACAACAAACAGATTAAGACTTCTGGCAACAATAGTTAGCGTTGCACCGGGGACAGATGTGGATCGCTGGGATGTTATCGCGAAGCGGGTGAACTCATATCTGCACGAAATACCAGAATGCCCAGCATCGGACTGCTTTTTTGATGGCAAGAGTTGCTTGGACTGCTTCGAGCGATATTTCAAGCCTCCCACTtcacaaaagaagaaacgAACCTTCATTACTTCTAACGAACTGATGCCCTTTGTCTCAAGAGCTATTGAAGCGTGTTCTTAAAGACAGATTGTCTTGCGCTCTGGATCCCTACGAGGCTGTCTGCGAGATCCCCTCATCATGAAATGAATTTATCTGACgaatatatatttttacaCCCCTATAAGAAATTGAACATGCTCAAATTTGTGTTGAGTTCCGGTCGATGATTGTGTCTGCCAGACAACCGTTCCTTGTATCGAGATAACCCGTTTTCATGTCATATACCTCGACGCAGTGTGGCCATCTTAAACAACTTTATCCCGCATGCGAAGTGACGACCTGCTGTAGGGCCAATCGAATTTGAAACGTTGCCCATGCAGTATTATAATTAAAAGTTCGGCGGATCCGCTATAAATCTGGCTCTCTACAATTATATATGTTGAGTACAGCGAAAGCGAGAAGAAAATACTTAAACTATCTAGTGTTTCCTCCTAGGattcatttcatcattatcgTGCAAATCATGCAAATCATGCAAGGGAAGAAGAtatgatgttgaaaaaaattctccGCGACGGGGAATTGAACCCCGATCTGGCACGCGACAAGCGCCCATTCTAACCATTAAACTATCGCGGATTAATGAACTTATGTTTCAGTTAGTAGCCTTCAGGTACTATATTCATAAGAGATAATCATGCAGAGGACTTTTCATGTATTCTCTCGCTGAGCTTTAATTCAATTAACCGAATAATCTTTAATTAACTCTTCGGAGTTATCCTAGTATCCATTCCATGTACTAATCCTGTGTCAActatttagaaagaatgttttcttcggcgttgtcgatagtaacttggtttgacattgatgataatgctatgatattcaattatagagatatataattcctttgttttctatatcatgaattgagataagactaattgaacttggattaacatctggaaaatacgtcagtatttatacctaatacttcgcacctattgaaccataagagaggacgacgagtgaagaattttcatcgtcatcacaccatttctagtcccatagaacccacagtacaactgttatttcatgttccatgccatagactccttcgtagtcagactcctgagttgtaaacgtctcgtgatagattatcatccgatatctttccattatcgattgacattctgttagggtttcatctgacttcgtttattttgttttacagaccaattgtctctttctgattcttataagtcatctctttaatatatcttacaatctcgatttatatttcaacatcaactGTCCTCTGCCTgtaaatatttgaataataatgttttcttcggcgttgtcgatagtaacttggttagacattgatgataatactatGATAATCAATTATAGAggtatataattccttgattttctatatccAAGTGAATTAATACTAGATGAATTTAGATTGTATACCTAGAAAAGATGTCAGAACTATACCAGACATTctgcacctattgaacgATAACTGGATAATTGAACAAAGTATTTTCACCCTTGAGAGTTCATAGTTCGTGTAGTCATGTTGCTATTTCTATATTCTCCCTGAGCATCTGACAGAGCTCCttatttcttatttcaAGCTGTAAATTCCTATGTAGTCAGATCTTTTAAGTGTAAGCGTCTCGCGACGGAATTTCAGCCGACCTCTCAAGTCCATTGATAATCTAATAGGACCACATCTGACgaaattttctttgcaatgTCACTCtaaaatttcatattcGACTCTCTCGGGCTGTGTTTTAATGTCTCTTATTTATATCGTAATATCAATCAGAAAGTCGATAATAAATTCGTATTTTAACAAACATGAAGTCACGAACCTGGCGTAAGAAATTGTGCACTATAATATTAATGTTTTAAATGCATTTGTTATTCGCAATATACCAGCAGTACACTCTATTATTGTCTGACTTCGTTTCTTCTACTCTGTCATTGCAAGGGTTCTATTTTATAGTCTTTCAGGCAGCTCTTTGATATATCCCATCACTATCATATTATCAATGCATGTTTTAACAATAAAGACTAAACGGATTTTGATTCGAAACCGTGGTAGCAACCATTTGGAGAGATATTTCCGTTGAAGTTCTGATTTACCATACATATCATACATACACTACGTTGCGCTTACTGCACATTGGCTTATTTCTATCAATGTACCTTTCAAACCACTCCAAGCTAGATGTGTAGTATCACTCAACAGTTAGCATCGCGACCGATAGAACATCCTATATtgatattatcattatGATTATCAGATATAGGTGCGTTGTACCTGATATATGCTCCATACGCATGGCATGTGATCCGCACGTCAACTCCGACTGTAATAGCTTCGCAGTCCTGTGTTTGGATATCTGCCCAGTACATTTTGTGCTGTGAGTACATCCTTAACACAGTATCACTAGGCGTATTACAAGTCCAAGAAGTACATTGCTGATGTTCCCTAGATATAGTGTATTCAGCCATTGCACTTAGACCAGCAAAATCAACACCGCCACCGGTGGTAACTGACCAGCCTTCGGTATCACACACTTG from Zygotorulaspora mrakii chromosome 7, complete sequence includes the following:
- the ADH4 gene encoding alcohol dehydrogenase ADH4, with amino-acid sequence MSFAAVRNSLYKQAGIVSGRRFYGCLRRPVNTLNSRFNSKFIAQKTLISYRMSSSVTGFYIPPISYFGEGALDESMTYMKTKGFKICLIVTDPGIAKIGVAEKVAQIIKSKGVTVCMYDQTQPNPNVKNVLDGLAVLKANNADCVVSLGGGSAHDNAKAIALLATNGGEIGDYEGVNQSLKPCLPLFAINTTAGTASEMTRFTIISNEEKRVKMAIIDNNVTPSVAINDPTLMYGLPPALTAATGLDALTHCIEAYVSTAANPITDACAIKGVDLIKESLLECYRNGQDKKARTDMCYAEYLAGMAFNNASLGYVHAIAHQLGGFYHLPHGVCNAVLLPHVQSFNKADKHSAERLSEIAGHLGASANPDGLVKALHKFNRDMNIPKNLKELGVKTEDFSILADNAMKDACGRTNPIQFTKEEVIAILKQAYEHED
- a CDS encoding uncharacterized protein (similar to Saccharomyces cerevisiae YHL042W), coding for MEKSDLVVCESGTPLTPRKTFKSVSSYACYEVVRVRAFYIWLLWLVVLSISPFVLFDLAESEDWVCEVYWQVLMLNIVLFFPAMLFYRSDRQARLVSQNLTNFMSIVENTFESGHGIGPEKWDEVACKMNREFYDAGIWKTPYSFFDGLEVEKLYRSLVLNPQLGKNLDVLDVCEKGPKETTAYEKRLDEQFSVWANDSEYSAEECGNMLPRDLHWNEVTWTIHKMRLALALHIAVSLIFHSMGLFGVLCGCLITTYIEMQTPYVLKDTRMSTTNRLRLLATIVSVAPGTDVDRWDVIAKRVNSYLHEIPECPASDCFFDGKSCLDCFERYFKPPTSQKKKRTFITSNELMPFVSRAIEACS